In Persicimonas caeni, a single window of DNA contains:
- a CDS encoding LolA family protein, with translation MKQSTKKSGRIARIFGSKSLSKFAMGACVVTLGVAVSLSPSAEHVVTVSSPVQAKETKGEGPADMSAEDVAKRVQKFYKKTKDYHAHFQQTYTDVAAGSKKKSQGRVYFKKPGKMRWDYYKDDGKGRKKVLVSDGESFWIYEYEFKQVFKKCLASSQLPTSLKFLMGQGNLLKEFNVSFADSSTAKAPVLELVPKEPTSKYTKLVFELDPKTFQVEQTTIYDPYGNTNQIEFNKAKINKNLPDSGFNFKVPKGARVLNPQKKCASTSSNSSKSSTESADTSED, from the coding sequence ATGAAGCAATCAACGAAAAAGTCCGGACGCATCGCCCGAATTTTCGGCAGCAAGAGTCTCTCCAAGTTTGCCATGGGAGCGTGTGTCGTCACCCTGGGCGTGGCGGTCAGCCTCAGCCCCAGCGCCGAGCACGTCGTGACGGTCAGCTCGCCGGTGCAGGCCAAGGAAACCAAGGGCGAGGGACCCGCCGACATGTCGGCCGAGGACGTCGCCAAGCGCGTGCAGAAGTTCTACAAGAAGACCAAGGACTACCACGCCCACTTCCAGCAGACCTACACCGACGTCGCCGCCGGCTCCAAAAAGAAGAGCCAGGGGCGCGTCTACTTCAAGAAGCCCGGCAAAATGCGCTGGGACTACTACAAGGACGACGGCAAAGGCCGCAAAAAGGTCCTCGTGAGCGATGGCGAGAGCTTCTGGATCTACGAGTACGAGTTCAAGCAGGTCTTCAAGAAGTGCCTGGCGAGCAGCCAATTGCCCACCAGCCTCAAGTTCCTGATGGGCCAGGGCAACCTGCTCAAAGAGTTCAACGTCTCGTTCGCCGACAGTTCGACGGCCAAAGCGCCGGTGCTCGAGTTGGTGCCCAAGGAGCCGACCTCGAAGTACACCAAGCTCGTCTTCGAGCTCGATCCCAAGACGTTCCAGGTCGAGCAGACCACGATCTACGACCCGTACGGCAACACCAACCAGATCGAGTTCAACAAGGCGAAGATCAACAAGAACCTGCCCGACAGCGGGTTCAACTTCAAAGTCCCCAAGGGCGCGCGCGTGCTCAACCCGCAGAAAAAGTGCGCGTCGACCTCGTCCAATTCGTCCAAGAGCTCGACCGAAAGCGCCGATACCTCCGAAGATTAA
- a CDS encoding hemolysin family protein codes for MESVLPEVVGLLLCLLGSAWFSATETALTSLSESQARKLAEEKSSLALRIWRRRPFRVLTALLIANTLVNLTAAALATHAALDLLEGADIRWIIAAAVGVSMLLVLTIGEVSPKTLGKRSAHKIARPLMTAFLLPYLLLYPITFVFTKMARGVVSVFGSSSAQAEPFVTAEDIEYMIDLGAREGSFSEDRERLLRSVFEFSDTLVRELMVPRTDIVSISMDMNLQEIIETLVACGHSRLPVYEGNVDEIVGLFYAKDVLAVMASGRTEKFHVRDYLRRPYFVPETKRVAELLSEFQSERMHMAIVVDEFGGTSGLITLEDIIEEIFGDIQDEYDVEPSQMVPLGAHSVRADARVPIDEIEEYFTLELPEHPDYESLGGFLMSQAGGVPEPGHEVLWEGLRFRVLDADPKRVITVLIEQLSDADLEREELVG; via the coding sequence TTGGAATCCGTTTTACCGGAGGTCGTCGGGCTGTTGCTGTGCTTACTTGGCTCAGCGTGGTTCTCGGCGACCGAAACAGCCCTCACCTCGTTAAGTGAATCCCAAGCGCGCAAGCTCGCCGAAGAGAAGAGCTCGCTCGCGCTTCGCATCTGGCGTCGACGGCCGTTTCGTGTGCTCACCGCACTGTTGATCGCCAACACCCTGGTCAACTTGACCGCCGCCGCGCTGGCGACGCACGCCGCGCTGGATCTGCTCGAAGGGGCGGATATCCGGTGGATCATTGCTGCGGCCGTCGGGGTGAGCATGCTGTTGGTGCTCACCATCGGCGAAGTCTCGCCCAAAACGCTGGGCAAGCGCAGCGCCCACAAGATCGCGCGTCCGCTGATGACCGCTTTCTTGCTGCCGTATCTGCTGCTCTATCCGATCACCTTCGTCTTCACCAAGATGGCCCGCGGCGTGGTCTCGGTCTTTGGGTCGAGCTCCGCGCAGGCCGAGCCGTTCGTGACCGCCGAAGACATCGAGTACATGATCGATCTGGGCGCGCGCGAGGGAAGTTTCTCGGAAGATCGCGAGCGCCTTCTGCGCTCTGTGTTCGAGTTTTCGGACACGCTGGTACGCGAGCTGATGGTGCCGCGTACCGACATCGTGTCGATCTCGATGGACATGAACCTCCAAGAGATCATCGAGACCCTGGTCGCTTGCGGCCACAGCCGTCTGCCGGTCTACGAGGGCAACGTCGACGAGATCGTCGGGCTCTTTTACGCCAAGGACGTCTTGGCGGTCATGGCCAGCGGGCGCACCGAGAAGTTTCACGTGCGCGATTACCTGCGCCGGCCGTATTTCGTGCCCGAGACCAAGCGCGTGGCCGAGCTTCTGAGCGAGTTTCAGTCCGAGCGCATGCATATGGCGATCGTGGTCGACGAGTTCGGCGGTACGTCCGGTCTGATCACCCTCGAGGACATCATCGAGGAGATCTTCGGCGATATCCAAGACGAGTACGACGTCGAGCCGTCCCAGATGGTGCCCCTTGGGGCCCATTCGGTGCGCGCCGACGCCCGCGTGCCCATCGACGAGATCGAGGAGTATTTCACCCTCGAGCTCCCCGAGCACCCCGACTACGAGTCGTTGGGCGGCTTCTTGATGTCTCAGGCCGGCGGCGTGCCCGAGCCGGGCCACGAAGTGCTGTGGGAAGGGCTGCGCTTTCGCGTGCTCGACGCCGATCCCAAGCGCGTGATCACCGTGCTCATCGAGCAACTCTCCGACGCCGACCTCGAGCGCGAGGAACTCGTCGGTTGA
- the trkA gene encoding Trk system potassium transporter TrkA yields the protein MNIVIVGMGEVGRHISGVLVGENHNVVIVDLNEQALSAAEETIDAMVLKGHGANLDTLREANAGTADLFVAVSDNSEANMLAAIRAKKLGATKTIARVSDPAYFESHRGIVAGMMGIDLVINPQALIALEMHKIVRSINAVAVEDFADNRIEMIQLPVEDVTLAINRPLRDVKLPSNTLIAALIRNHELLVPGGDDAILPGDEILAVGRIDQIPQVEKLFKRERRKFTKRVVIVGGSLVGKNLAAALAEDGIEVLLIDKDRDRCVELSHQLQDVVILHGDGTDVHLLEEERMDHIDAFVAVSGEDEVNLMASLLAKDLGADRVVAMVHKPDYGPIIERLGIDSFLSPRLEVAKQVLKYVRAGEVVGITPILEGQGEFLEFIAPTDARIVGKPLKDVDFPKGANICAVVSQRGALVPSGEYVIEPGDRVVVFTIPKNRRAVEKAFQKPRFGIL from the coding sequence ATGAATATCGTCATCGTAGGCATGGGAGAGGTCGGGCGCCACATCTCGGGCGTCCTGGTCGGCGAGAATCACAACGTGGTCATCGTCGATCTCAACGAGCAGGCGTTGTCGGCGGCCGAGGAGACGATCGACGCGATGGTCCTCAAGGGCCACGGCGCCAACCTCGACACCCTGCGCGAGGCGAACGCCGGCACCGCCGATCTGTTCGTGGCCGTCAGCGACAACAGCGAGGCGAATATGCTCGCGGCGATTCGAGCCAAGAAGCTCGGGGCGACCAAGACGATCGCGCGCGTGAGCGACCCCGCCTACTTCGAGTCCCACCGGGGCATCGTCGCCGGCATGATGGGCATCGACCTGGTGATCAACCCCCAGGCGCTCATCGCCCTCGAGATGCACAAGATCGTGCGCAGCATCAACGCGGTCGCCGTCGAGGACTTCGCCGACAACCGCATCGAGATGATCCAGTTGCCCGTCGAAGACGTCACCCTGGCGATCAACCGCCCGCTGCGCGACGTCAAGTTGCCGTCGAATACACTTATTGCCGCGCTCATTCGCAACCACGAGCTGCTCGTGCCCGGTGGCGACGACGCCATCTTGCCCGGCGACGAAATCCTGGCCGTGGGCCGCATCGACCAGATTCCGCAGGTCGAAAAGCTCTTCAAGCGCGAGCGGCGCAAGTTCACCAAACGCGTGGTCATCGTCGGCGGCAGCCTCGTGGGCAAGAACCTGGCTGCTGCGCTCGCCGAAGACGGCATCGAAGTGCTGCTCATCGACAAGGACCGCGACCGCTGCGTCGAGCTGAGCCACCAGCTGCAGGACGTGGTCATCCTGCACGGCGACGGCACCGACGTGCACCTGCTCGAAGAGGAGCGCATGGACCACATCGACGCGTTCGTGGCCGTCAGCGGCGAGGACGAGGTCAACTTGATGGCCAGCCTCCTGGCCAAAGACCTGGGCGCCGACCGCGTCGTCGCCATGGTCCACAAGCCCGACTACGGCCCGATCATCGAGCGGCTGGGCATCGACTCGTTCTTGAGCCCGCGCCTCGAAGTCGCCAAGCAGGTCCTCAAGTACGTGCGCGCCGGCGAAGTCGTCGGCATCACGCCCATCCTCGAGGGCCAAGGCGAGTTCTTGGAGTTTATCGCCCCCACCGACGCGCGTATCGTGGGCAAGCCGCTCAAAGACGTCGACTTTCCCAAGGGCGCCAATATCTGCGCGGTGGTCAGCCAGCGCGGCGCGCTCGTCCCCAGCGGTGAATACGTCATCGAGCCGGGCGACCGCGTCGTGGTCTTCACCATCCCGAAGAACCGACGCGCCGTCGAAAAGGCATTCCAGAAGCCCCGCTTCGGCATTCTGTAG
- a CDS encoding TrkH family potassium uptake protein, with protein MNYQRISRLIGILLVVLAGCMLTSVPWSWYYNEPSTIWAFVYSAGITAAIGGGAWWYGHHDKGTIFRAEAIVVVGLSWLLLGVFGGLPYMFDGAFTNPADAYFEAISGFTTTGSTVLTDIAGQSYGLHWWRTLTHWLGGMGIIVLFVAIFPQLGVGGKFLFKSEVPGPITEGLKPKIKSTASMLWWIYVGFTVTEALILKGWGMTWHDAFTHSFATMATGGFSTKNGSVGEFDSAFVDYTITLFMIFAGINFGLYYELFRGKAKSLLRDREFWTYLGLVGVATLMVTINIYDAVHDTIADSFRYAIFQVVGVVTTTGFGTDNFDVYPPLSRLLLVLLMFVGGMAGSTAGGMKIIRFMVVVKAIYGEVYKTFRPQSVMAVRVGRSVIPQRTVMAILGFFAVGMLVFGLSSLYMAAMGLDIVTATTSVAATLFNIGPGLARVGSVENFAFIRTDGKILLSLCMIFGRLEFMTLLVLLLPEFWKR; from the coding sequence ATGAATTATCAACGCATATCGCGCCTCATCGGCATCCTGCTGGTCGTCCTGGCCGGCTGCATGCTCACGAGCGTGCCGTGGTCATGGTACTACAACGAGCCGTCGACCATCTGGGCGTTCGTCTACAGCGCCGGGATCACCGCCGCCATCGGCGGTGGCGCCTGGTGGTACGGCCACCACGACAAGGGCACCATCTTTCGGGCCGAGGCGATCGTCGTCGTCGGGCTCAGTTGGCTGCTCTTGGGCGTCTTCGGCGGGCTCCCCTACATGTTCGACGGGGCGTTCACCAACCCGGCTGACGCCTACTTCGAGGCCATCTCCGGGTTTACCACCACCGGCTCGACGGTGCTCACCGACATCGCCGGGCAGTCCTACGGGCTACATTGGTGGCGCACGCTGACCCACTGGCTGGGCGGCATGGGCATCATCGTTCTGTTCGTGGCGATCTTTCCGCAGCTGGGCGTCGGCGGCAAATTTCTCTTCAAGTCCGAGGTCCCCGGCCCCATCACCGAGGGGCTCAAGCCCAAGATCAAATCGACCGCCTCGATGCTGTGGTGGATCTATGTGGGCTTTACCGTCACCGAGGCGCTCATCTTGAAGGGCTGGGGCATGACCTGGCACGACGCCTTCACCCACTCGTTCGCCACCATGGCCACCGGCGGCTTCTCGACCAAAAACGGCAGCGTCGGCGAGTTCGACTCGGCCTTCGTCGACTACACCATCACCCTGTTCATGATCTTCGCGGGCATCAACTTCGGGCTGTATTACGAGTTGTTTCGCGGCAAGGCCAAGTCTTTGCTGCGCGACCGCGAATTCTGGACCTACCTGGGGCTCGTGGGCGTGGCCACGCTGATGGTGACGATCAACATCTACGACGCCGTCCACGACACGATCGCCGACAGCTTCCGCTACGCCATCTTCCAGGTCGTCGGAGTGGTGACCACCACCGGCTTTGGCACCGACAATTTCGACGTCTACCCGCCCCTGTCACGCCTCCTGCTCGTCCTGTTGATGTTCGTGGGCGGCATGGCCGGCAGCACCGCCGGCGGCATGAAGATCATTCGCTTTATGGTCGTGGTCAAAGCGATCTACGGCGAGGTCTACAAGACCTTCCGGCCGCAATCGGTCATGGCCGTGCGGGTGGGACGCTCGGTCATTCCGCAGCGCACGGTGATGGCGATCTTGGGCTTTTTTGCGGTGGGGATGCTCGTGTTCGGCCTGTCCAGCCTCTACATGGCTGCGATGGGCCTCGACATCGTCACGGCGACCACGTCGGTCGCCGCCACGCTGTTCAATATCGGCCCCGGACTCGCCAGGGTGGGTTCGGTGGAGAACTTCGCGTTCATTCGCACCGACGGCAAAATCCTACTCAGCCTCTGCATGATCTTTGGACGCCTCGAGTTCATGACTCTCCTCGTCCTGTTGCTTCCTGAGTTCTGGAAGCGTTAG
- a CDS encoding NAD(P)H-hydrate dehydratase has translation MKLVTPEQMREMDRRTIEEVGIPGMVLMERAALGAVQTLYEHLPQGALGQIGFLCGGGNNGGDGLAMARMVANDGYAPVVVMMSDPDSMQGEAAQNLEIVRNLNIPIVELGDCEPDEVFAALDDLGYCLAWCDALLGTGLDRDVEGRYAEAIEFLNHQPFVFAVDIPSGVHGRTGQKMGVAVAADATATFGAVKQGQALYPGRDLCGDLHVIDIGIPPWVMSEVGRSADLLDEAWTFLRMAARPEDYHKGKSGKLLILAGSHEKTGASLLATRGALRSGAGLLTVGTHEAVIPHIASTINEAMAAHMLSDVPDENCEERLREFLQDMDAVGMGPGIGTSDGSRQALHAVLESDVDAAVFDADALTLLAKEDDYAKLRGFAQDATVVLTPHPGEMSRLCRCEISEILADPVGKATELADETGATIVLKGAATVVASPNGRVGINSTGNPGMATGGVGDVLTGILTARLAEGSEAPFDAVCLAVYAHGAAGDLAAQELGERGMGAVDLAEALPQVWKQLAE, from the coding sequence ATGAAACTCGTCACGCCCGAGCAAATGCGCGAGATGGACCGTCGCACCATCGAAGAGGTCGGCATCCCCGGCATGGTTTTGATGGAGCGTGCCGCCCTGGGCGCCGTTCAGACGTTGTACGAGCACTTGCCTCAAGGCGCGCTCGGCCAGATTGGCTTTCTGTGCGGGGGCGGCAATAACGGCGGCGACGGCCTCGCCATGGCGCGCATGGTCGCCAACGACGGGTATGCGCCCGTCGTGGTGATGATGAGCGACCCCGACTCGATGCAGGGCGAAGCCGCCCAGAACCTCGAGATCGTGCGCAACCTCAACATCCCGATCGTCGAGCTGGGCGATTGCGAGCCCGACGAGGTGTTCGCCGCGCTCGACGATCTCGGCTACTGCCTGGCGTGGTGCGACGCGCTGCTGGGTACCGGGCTCGATCGCGACGTCGAGGGCCGTTACGCCGAGGCGATCGAGTTTTTGAACCACCAGCCGTTTGTGTTCGCCGTCGATATCCCCAGCGGCGTGCACGGGCGCACCGGCCAGAAGATGGGCGTGGCGGTCGCGGCGGACGCCACGGCGACCTTCGGGGCCGTCAAACAGGGCCAGGCGCTCTACCCGGGCCGCGATCTGTGCGGCGATCTGCACGTGATCGATATCGGCATCCCGCCGTGGGTGATGAGCGAGGTGGGCCGCTCGGCCGACCTGCTCGACGAGGCGTGGACCTTTTTGCGCATGGCGGCCCGGCCGGAGGACTACCACAAGGGCAAGAGCGGAAAGCTCCTGATCTTAGCCGGCAGCCACGAGAAGACCGGCGCCTCGCTTCTGGCCACCCGCGGTGCGCTGCGCTCGGGCGCCGGTCTGCTCACCGTGGGCACCCACGAGGCGGTGATCCCGCACATCGCCTCCACGATCAACGAGGCGATGGCCGCCCACATGCTCTCCGACGTGCCCGACGAAAACTGTGAGGAACGCCTGCGCGAGTTTCTGCAGGACATGGACGCCGTGGGCATGGGCCCGGGCATCGGCACCTCCGACGGCTCGCGCCAGGCCCTGCACGCCGTGCTCGAAAGCGACGTCGACGCCGCCGTCTTCGACGCCGACGCCCTCACCCTGCTCGCCAAAGAAGACGACTACGCCAAGCTTCGCGGGTTCGCCCAAGACGCCACCGTCGTCCTGACCCCGCACCCGGGCGAAATGTCCCGTCTGTGCCGCTGCGAGATCTCCGAGATCTTGGCCGATCCCGTCGGCAAGGCGACCGAACTCGCCGACGAGACCGGCGCCACGATCGTGCTCAAGGGCGCGGCCACCGTCGTCGCCTCCCCCAACGGCCGCGTGGGCATCAACAGCACCGGCAACCCGGGCATGGCCACCGGCGGCGTGGGCGACGTGCTCACCGGCATCCTCACCGCACGACTGGCCGAAGGAAGCGAAGCGCCCTTCGACGCCGTGTGCCTGGCGGTGTATGCTCACGGAGCGGCGGGAGACCTCGCCGCCCAGGAACTCGGCGAGCGCGGCATGGGCGCGGTCGATCTTGCAGAAGCCCTGCCGCAGGTGTGGAAACAACTCGCCGAATAA
- a CDS encoding DUF3078 domain-containing protein has protein sequence MAGRRALFAGVIVGGLFAGATAQAQVKSEDVTQYVTSEQVKNKKDKENLDATLSTAASVSVTQNEDVVGEIDGFSTLFSLGVTGGLEYIHGRNLWQNTLTVNESWARTPSLERFVKSNDQIDYESLYNYFALDWLGPFARFNLESSLFDTTIVTAEPKDYAIARLDGTTQTLTGVTEVELSESFEPLTLNESVGVFAEPVRGDKITWKIRLGAGARETFARGVIANKDDDATDVIELVELDNVYQGGLEGFTGVEGKLGSGKFTYRAGASALIPFLNNDDQDRDALELMRWGLHAGLEMAVVEWLGVNYKLNVLKDPQLLDATQIQNNLLLTFKYTLIEPDKAPEPTPAEKLQKMRKEAAEAEAKAKELRQKADALEETLEGETKEGETKEGETKETTEEQ, from the coding sequence ATGGCGGGCCGCAGGGCCCTTTTTGCGGGAGTTATTGTCGGGGGGCTGTTCGCCGGAGCGACGGCGCAGGCGCAGGTCAAATCGGAGGACGTCACCCAGTACGTGACCTCCGAGCAGGTCAAAAATAAGAAGGACAAAGAGAATCTCGACGCCACGTTGTCGACCGCGGCGAGCGTCAGCGTGACCCAGAACGAGGACGTCGTCGGCGAGATCGACGGCTTCTCGACGCTGTTCAGCCTCGGGGTCACCGGCGGCCTGGAGTATATCCACGGGCGGAACCTGTGGCAGAACACGCTCACGGTCAACGAGAGCTGGGCGCGCACTCCGTCGTTGGAGCGCTTCGTCAAGAGCAACGACCAGATCGACTACGAGAGCCTCTACAACTACTTCGCCCTCGACTGGCTCGGCCCCTTCGCTCGGTTCAACCTCGAGTCGAGCCTGTTCGACACCACGATCGTGACCGCCGAGCCCAAAGACTACGCGATCGCCAGGCTCGACGGGACCACCCAGACGCTGACCGGCGTCACCGAGGTGGAGCTGTCCGAGTCTTTCGAGCCGCTCACGCTCAACGAGTCGGTCGGCGTGTTCGCCGAGCCGGTGCGTGGTGACAAGATCACCTGGAAGATCCGCCTGGGCGCCGGCGCCCGCGAGACCTTCGCGAGAGGGGTCATCGCCAACAAGGACGACGACGCCACCGACGTCATCGAACTCGTCGAGCTCGACAACGTCTACCAGGGCGGCCTCGAAGGATTCACCGGCGTCGAAGGCAAGCTCGGCTCGGGCAAATTCACCTACCGCGCCGGCGCCAGCGCGCTGATTCCCTTCTTGAACAACGACGACCAGGACCGCGACGCCCTCGAGCTGATGCGCTGGGGCCTGCACGCCGGCCTCGAGATGGCCGTCGTCGAGTGGCTGGGCGTCAACTACAAGCTCAACGTGCTCAAAGATCCGCAGCTGTTGGACGCCACCCAAATCCAGAACAACCTGCTTTTGACCTTCAAGTACACCCTCATCGAGCCCGACAAAGCCCCCGAGCCCACGCCGGCTGAAAAGCTCCAAAAGATGCGCAAGGAGGCCGCCGAGGCCGAGGCGAAGGCCAAAGAGCTGCGCCAGAAGGCCGACGCGTTGGAGGAGACGTTGGAGGGGGAGACGAAAGAGGGGGAGACGAAAGAGGGGGAGACGAAGGAGACGACGGAGGAGCAGTAG